One window of the Rhizorhabdus dicambivorans genome contains the following:
- a CDS encoding alpha/beta fold hydrolase, whose protein sequence is MQRIERRIDVSGAAGLGEPVEMAVSIFLPDPAAIPKRPVAIFAVPGGGYSRAYYYLSFAGHDGYDEAAWHVARGTVYIAIDHVGVGESSIPDLSRISFQTLAATHDSCVRQIAAMIEQGTLDPGFPACPGLFRMGMGQSMGGGVTILAQGRFGTFDAIAPCGVSAIHTALPQRNAEEFEAGKRRFDEISVGDSSHSHLTTPHEDVDYVYPFHWEDVPADILEADMEGGYPIRRTAPDFGSLTIPHCAVQMMTPGCFSADAARITVPVLVAVGERDTCPDPRAEPSAYSASPDIGVFIVPRMAHMHNFASTRELLWARLHGWTRMLAEG, encoded by the coding sequence ATGCAGCGGATCGAACGGCGGATCGACGTCAGCGGGGCGGCCGGGCTGGGCGAGCCGGTCGAGATGGCGGTGAGTATCTTCCTGCCCGATCCGGCGGCGATACCGAAGCGCCCGGTGGCGATCTTCGCGGTGCCCGGCGGCGGTTATTCGCGGGCCTATTATTATCTGAGCTTCGCCGGTCATGACGGCTATGACGAGGCCGCCTGGCATGTGGCGCGCGGCACCGTCTATATCGCGATCGATCATGTCGGCGTCGGCGAAAGCAGTATTCCGGACCTGTCGCGGATCAGCTTCCAGACGCTCGCCGCGACCCATGACAGTTGCGTTCGCCAGATCGCGGCGATGATCGAGCAGGGGACGCTCGATCCCGGATTCCCTGCCTGTCCGGGCCTGTTCCGCATGGGCATGGGCCAGTCGATGGGCGGCGGCGTCACTATCCTCGCGCAGGGGCGTTTCGGGACCTTCGATGCGATCGCCCCCTGCGGGGTCAGCGCGATCCACACCGCGCTTCCCCAGCGCAACGCCGAGGAATTCGAAGCGGGCAAGCGGCGGTTCGACGAGATCAGCGTTGGCGACAGCTCCCATAGTCATCTGACGACGCCCCACGAAGATGTCGACTATGTCTATCCCTTCCACTGGGAGGACGTGCCCGCCGACATATTGGAAGCGGACATGGAAGGCGGCTATCCGATCCGCCGGACGGCGCCCGATTTCGGCAGCCTGACCATCCCCCATTGCGCGGTGCAGATGATGACGCCGGGCTGCTTCTCCGCCGATGCGGCGCGGATCACGGTGCCGGTGCTGGTCGCCGTCGGCGAGCGCGACACCTGCCCCGATCCGCGCGCCGAGCCGTCGGCCTATAGCGCCTCGCCCGACATCGGCGTCTTCATCGTGCCGCGCATGGCGCATATGCACAATTTCGCCTCGACGCGCGAACTGCTCTGGGCGCGGCTCCATGGCTGGACGCGGATGCTGGCCGAAGGCTGA
- a CDS encoding NmrA family NAD(P)-binding protein, translated as MNDAPTLVTGATGAQGGAVARALRAQGRPVRAMVRDRTSASATALADIGCDVAEGSYEDQTLLDRAIAGCGAVFSVQLAPSPADPDRERRQAGALVAAARRAGVAQFVHSSVSNTGDFETMAGWAEGRWEPNYWRSKADAEALVREAGFASHTLLRPAFMMENFAEPKAGSMFPDLQQGRILTATEPDTRIALVAADDIGAAAALAIAEPARFNGAAIELAGDHLTLGEVAAAIGAARGVPIIAETRGYDELVLRGQHDGWVRTQLWLNVVGYPARPAQMEAIGLHPISFAEWLHGHCDAILIDRAG; from the coding sequence ATGAACGACGCCCCGACATTGGTGACCGGCGCCACCGGCGCGCAGGGTGGCGCGGTCGCCCGGGCGCTGCGCGCGCAAGGCCGCCCGGTCCGGGCGATGGTCCGCGACCGGACATCGGCTTCGGCTACGGCCCTGGCCGATATCGGCTGCGACGTCGCCGAGGGCAGCTATGAAGACCAGACCCTGCTCGATCGGGCGATTGCGGGGTGCGGGGCCGTCTTCTCGGTGCAGCTCGCGCCGTCCCCGGCCGATCCCGATAGGGAGCGCCGACAGGCCGGTGCGCTGGTCGCGGCGGCGCGGCGCGCCGGGGTCGCGCAGTTCGTCCACAGCTCGGTCTCCAACACCGGCGACTTCGAAACGATGGCGGGCTGGGCAGAGGGTCGGTGGGAGCCCAATTACTGGCGGAGCAAGGCCGACGCCGAAGCGCTGGTGCGCGAGGCGGGTTTCGCCAGCCACACGCTGCTGCGCCCCGCCTTCATGATGGAGAATTTCGCCGAGCCCAAGGCGGGATCGATGTTCCCCGACCTGCAGCAGGGCCGCATCCTGACCGCGACCGAGCCCGACACCCGGATCGCACTGGTCGCCGCCGATGATATCGGTGCGGCGGCGGCACTGGCCATCGCCGAGCCCGCCCGTTTCAATGGTGCGGCAATCGAACTGGCGGGCGATCATCTCACCCTGGGTGAGGTCGCGGCGGCGATCGGTGCGGCCAGGGGCGTTCCGATCATTGCTGAGACGCGCGGCTATGACGAACTGGTCCTGCGCGGCCAGCATGATGGCTGGGTGCGGACCCAGCTCTGGCTCAACGTCGTCGGCTATCCGGCGCGGCCCGCGCAGATGGAAGCGATCGGCCTCCATCCCATATCCTTCGCGGAATGGCTCCATGGCCACTGCGACGCCATCCTGATCGACCGGGCCGGATAG
- a CDS encoding VOC family protein translates to MHAGFGPIRQMGYVVRDIETAMNAWADRLRIGPWFYNPRLALSHYRFRGTDYPDFDMSYALTNSGDMQIELIQQRCDTPSLYREHLDRHGEGLQHICVWPADYDACFALAETSGLTVAQEGRFGRIRFAYFEDAAHGGTSLEISELVPGRLPGIGRIRAAALDWDGSEPIRPYP, encoded by the coding sequence ATGCACGCCGGCTTCGGCCCGATCCGCCAGATGGGCTATGTCGTCCGCGACATCGAAACCGCGATGAACGCCTGGGCGGACAGGCTGCGCATCGGCCCCTGGTTCTACAATCCGCGCCTCGCCCTCAGCCATTACCGGTTCCGGGGTACCGATTATCCCGATTTCGACATGAGCTACGCCCTCACCAATTCGGGCGACATGCAGATCGAACTCATCCAGCAGCGCTGCGATACGCCGAGCCTTTATCGCGAGCATCTCGACCGTCATGGCGAAGGGCTCCAGCATATCTGCGTCTGGCCGGCCGACTATGACGCCTGCTTCGCGCTGGCGGAGACGAGCGGGCTGACGGTGGCGCAGGAGGGCCGCTTCGGCCGCATCCGCTTCGCCTATTTCGAGGATGCCGCGCATGGCGGCACCAGCCTGGAGATATCCGAACTGGTGCCCGGCCGCCTGCCCGGCATCGGGCGCATCCGCGCCGCCGCCCTCGATTGGGATGGGAGCGAGCCGATCCGCCCTTATCCCTGA
- a CDS encoding TauD/TfdA dioxygenase family protein, translated as MLTDTKISTRPLASGFGAEIIGVDLSRPIDAATEQAIRDAWIEHGILLFRGADQDDEAQMRLSRIFGDMEPAATADMNDPNNQYMMTLAYDPDDKAPRFQQHYNVGGIDRAGWLGWHWDQSFMPTIVRGAVLRMEMPSPEMGETGFIDAVGAWNRLPDDLKARIEGLEVVYLFNPDFVSGQYGFPEDIKALPREKPAKEPSYDFPPVVHPMVITQVETGRKVLKLSPMHARYILGMDADESDALLKEVASYLVDPAFAYFHDWQKNDMVVWDNWRVIHGANGVPLHCKRRARRTTIMGDYKVGRYLDPALDRDRKVKRLVD; from the coding sequence ATGCTGACCGATACGAAAATCTCCACCCGCCCGCTGGCGTCCGGATTCGGCGCCGAGATCATCGGGGTCGATCTGAGCCGCCCGATCGACGCCGCCACCGAGCAGGCGATCCGCGATGCCTGGATCGAGCACGGCATCCTGCTGTTCCGGGGCGCCGATCAGGACGACGAGGCGCAGATGCGGCTCAGCCGGATCTTCGGAGACATGGAGCCTGCCGCCACCGCCGACATGAACGACCCCAACAACCAGTATATGATGACGCTGGCCTATGATCCCGACGACAAGGCGCCGCGCTTCCAGCAGCATTACAATGTCGGCGGCATCGATCGTGCCGGCTGGCTCGGCTGGCACTGGGACCAGTCGTTCATGCCGACCATCGTGCGCGGCGCGGTGCTGCGGATGGAAATGCCCTCGCCCGAGATGGGTGAGACCGGCTTCATCGACGCGGTCGGCGCCTGGAACCGGCTGCCCGACGATCTGAAGGCGCGGATCGAGGGGCTGGAGGTCGTCTATCTGTTCAACCCCGATTTCGTCTCGGGCCAATATGGCTTCCCCGAGGACATAAAGGCGCTGCCGCGTGAAAAGCCGGCGAAGGAGCCCAGCTATGATTTTCCGCCGGTGGTGCACCCGATGGTCATCACCCAGGTCGAGACCGGCCGGAAGGTGCTCAAGCTTTCGCCGATGCATGCGCGCTACATCCTCGGCATGGATGCCGACGAGAGCGACGCGCTGCTGAAAGAGGTCGCCTCCTACCTCGTTGATCCGGCGTTCGCCTATTTCCACGACTGGCAGAAGAACGACATGGTGGTGTGGGACAATTGGCGGGTGATTCACGGTGCCAACGGCGTGCCGCTCCATTGCAAGCGCCGCGCCCGGCGCACCACGATCATGGGGGACTATAAGGTCGGCCGCTATCTCGATCCCGCGCTCGATCGCGACCGCAAGGTGAAGCGGCTGGTCGACTGA
- a CDS encoding molybdopterin-containing oxidoreductase family protein, translating into MAETRTSLCRLCTAYCPIIVSVEQGRAVAVAGNPAAPLYGGYICPKARALPEQHHGPSRLTRSLKRRPGCGHEPIASGQALDEIAGRLRAIVDEHGPRSVAVYVGMGSVPFIASYSIAAGWLRALGSPMFFTAGSIDKPGILIALALHGMWQGGQPPVDSADAWLFVGINPVISKSPGFPGQNPGLFLKRLVDKGAKLIVIDPRRTETAKRAYIHLQPRPGEDPTLLAGLIHIILEEALFDADFVAANARGLEALRAAVAPFTPSYVAARADVPEADLMEAARVFAQAGYSGVSCGTGPSFATHSTLTEYLALCLATLCGRWAREGERLTKPNVLLPGFDARAQPWPPFQGWGFEPRLRVRGLGGCVSGLSAAALSDEILLPGEGRVRALIVCGGNPMMAWPDQAKAFAALNDLDLLVTIDTEMTATAELSDYVIAPRLTLETPMTTCMPESVKYYGTTRGFDQPYAAYTPAIVDPPEGSDVIEDWEFFWGLAERLGLKIPVTTYFGNGPQAEHAPVDFILDPSGPKPTTDQLIAMAHRHSRVPLDQVKQNPNGQIFECDQRIGPREPGNDARLELAAGPMLDELAAVLAEDNRAIEADYPFRLVPRRLNNMLNSFGRRYAQLARKPYNAAYMNPSDMAALGLADGDLIGISSPHGEIVGIAEGEAALRPGTVSMAHGFGRNPGDDDPRGSGANTGRLMSAEVDYDPITGIPRMGAIPVRIEPVTSADQG; encoded by the coding sequence ATGGCCGAGACCCGGACCAGTCTGTGCCGGCTGTGCACGGCCTATTGCCCGATCATCGTATCGGTCGAGCAGGGCCGCGCCGTCGCCGTCGCCGGCAATCCGGCGGCGCCGCTCTACGGCGGCTATATCTGCCCCAAAGCGCGGGCGCTGCCCGAGCAGCACCATGGGCCGTCGCGGCTGACCCGATCGTTGAAGCGGCGGCCCGGCTGCGGCCATGAGCCGATCGCGTCGGGGCAGGCGCTCGACGAGATCGCCGGCCGCCTCCGCGCGATCGTCGACGAGCATGGGCCGCGCTCGGTCGCCGTCTATGTCGGCATGGGCAGCGTGCCGTTCATCGCCAGCTATTCGATCGCCGCCGGCTGGCTGCGCGCGCTCGGCTCGCCGATGTTCTTCACGGCGGGTTCGATCGACAAGCCCGGCATATTGATCGCGCTGGCCCTGCACGGCATGTGGCAGGGGGGCCAGCCGCCGGTCGACAGCGCCGATGCATGGCTGTTCGTCGGCATCAATCCGGTGATCAGCAAGTCGCCGGGTTTTCCCGGCCAGAATCCGGGGCTGTTCCTCAAGCGGCTGGTCGACAAGGGCGCGAAGCTGATCGTCATCGATCCGCGCCGGACGGAGACGGCGAAGCGCGCTTATATCCACCTCCAGCCGCGCCCCGGCGAGGATCCGACGCTGCTTGCCGGCCTGATCCACATCATCCTCGAAGAGGCGCTGTTCGACGCCGATTTCGTCGCCGCGAACGCCCGTGGGCTGGAGGCGCTGCGTGCCGCCGTCGCGCCGTTCACCCCCAGCTATGTCGCGGCGCGGGCGGACGTGCCGGAAGCCGACCTGATGGAGGCGGCGCGGGTTTTCGCGCAGGCCGGCTATTCGGGCGTCAGCTGCGGCACCGGGCCGAGCTTCGCGACCCATTCGACGCTCACCGAATATCTCGCCCTCTGCCTCGCCACTTTGTGCGGACGCTGGGCGCGCGAGGGCGAGCGGCTGACCAAGCCCAATGTCCTGCTCCCCGGCTTCGATGCGCGGGCGCAGCCCTGGCCGCCGTTCCAGGGCTGGGGTTTCGAGCCGCGCCTGCGGGTGCGCGGGCTCGGCGGCTGCGTGAGCGGGCTGTCCGCTGCCGCGCTGTCCGACGAGATATTGCTGCCTGGCGAGGGCAGGGTCCGCGCGCTGATCGTCTGCGGTGGCAATCCGATGATGGCCTGGCCCGACCAGGCCAAGGCCTTCGCCGCGCTCAACGACCTCGACCTGCTCGTCACCATCGACACCGAGATGACCGCGACCGCCGAGCTTTCCGACTATGTGATCGCGCCCCGGCTGACGCTGGAGACGCCGATGACGACCTGCATGCCGGAGAGCGTCAAATATTACGGCACGACGCGCGGCTTCGATCAGCCCTATGCCGCCTATACCCCGGCGATCGTCGACCCACCCGAGGGAAGCGACGTGATCGAGGATTGGGAATTCTTCTGGGGGCTTGCGGAACGGCTGGGCCTGAAGATCCCGGTGACGACCTATTTCGGCAACGGCCCGCAGGCCGAGCATGCGCCGGTCGACTTCATCCTCGATCCCAGCGGCCCGAAGCCGACCACCGATCAGCTCATCGCGATGGCCCATCGCCATTCGCGGGTGCCGCTGGACCAGGTAAAACAGAACCCCAACGGCCAGATCTTCGAGTGCGACCAGCGCATCGGCCCGCGCGAACCGGGCAATGACGCGCGGCTGGAACTGGCGGCCGGCCCGATGCTCGACGAGCTTGCCGCCGTCCTGGCAGAGGACAATCGCGCGATCGAGGCCGACTATCCCTTCCGCCTCGTGCCGCGTCGGCTCAACAACATGCTCAACTCGTTCGGCCGTCGCTACGCCCAGCTCGCGCGGAAGCCTTATAATGCGGCCTATATGAACCCTTCCGACATGGCGGCGCTGGGCTTGGCCGATGGCGACCTGATCGGCATTTCCTCCCCCCATGGCGAAATCGTCGGCATTGCGGAGGGAGAGGCGGCGCTCCGGCCGGGCACGGTTTCGATGGCGCATGGTTTCGGCCGTAATCCCGGGGACGATGATCCGCGCGGAAGCGGTGCCAACACGGGCCGGCTGATGTCGGCCGAGGTCGACTATGATCCGATCACCGGTATCCCGCGCATGGGCGCGATTCCGGTCCGGATCGAACCCGTCACGTCCGCGGATCAGGGATAA
- a CDS encoding 3'(2'),5'-bisphosphate nucleotidase CysQ → MTDAELAAHLAETAGRILTEVRASGLFGTKALGKAGDQTANQFLCHAIREQRPEDGLLSEESKDTEERLGKSRVWIIDPVDGTREYGEARADWAVHVALTIDGVPAIGAVALPGLDGGVVLRTDRPAPVPPAPDRLRMLVSRTRPAAEAVDVADRLGAELVPMGSAGAKAMAVVRGEADIYLHSGGQYEWDSCAPAAVALAHGLHASRIDGSPLHYNQRDVYMPDLLICRQEHAARVLGLIGTAKAAA, encoded by the coding sequence ATGACCGACGCCGAACTGGCCGCGCATCTCGCCGAGACCGCCGGGCGCATCCTGACCGAGGTCCGCGCATCGGGGCTGTTCGGGACGAAGGCGCTAGGCAAGGCGGGCGACCAGACCGCCAACCAGTTCCTCTGCCACGCGATCCGCGAGCAGCGGCCCGAGGACGGGCTTCTCTCAGAAGAGAGCAAGGACACAGAGGAGCGGCTGGGCAAATCGCGGGTGTGGATCATCGACCCGGTCGACGGCACCCGCGAATATGGCGAGGCGCGCGCCGACTGGGCGGTGCATGTCGCGCTCACGATCGACGGCGTTCCCGCGATCGGCGCGGTGGCCCTGCCGGGCCTCGATGGCGGCGTCGTCCTGCGCACCGACCGCCCGGCACCGGTGCCGCCCGCGCCCGATCGCCTGCGCATGCTGGTCAGCCGCACCCGCCCCGCCGCCGAGGCGGTCGACGTCGCCGACAGGCTGGGCGCCGAGCTGGTGCCGATGGGATCGGCCGGCGCCAAGGCGATGGCGGTGGTGCGCGGCGAGGCCGACATCTACCTCCACTCCGGCGGCCAATATGAGTGGGATAGCTGCGCGCCCGCCGCCGTCGCGCTGGCGCACGGCCTGCACGCCTCGCGGATCGACGGCAGCCCGCTGCACTACAACCAGCGCGATGTCTACATGCCCGACCTGCTGATCTGCCGGCAGGAGCATGCCGCGCGGGTGCTCGGCCTGATCGGCACGGCGAAAGCGGCGGCATGA